One region of Marivirga arenosa genomic DNA includes:
- a CDS encoding nucleotide pyrophosphohydrolase gives MTISEAQKTVDEWIKTVGVKYFSELTNMAILTEEVGELARIISRKYGEQSFKESDKKYDLGDEMADVLWVLICLANQTGVDLTAALKKNLEKKNIRDADRHKNNEKLK, from the coding sequence ATTACAATTTCAGAAGCTCAAAAAACCGTAGATGAATGGATTAAAACGGTGGGTGTAAAATATTTCAGCGAGCTCACTAATATGGCCATTCTTACTGAAGAAGTGGGTGAACTAGCCAGAATTATTTCCAGAAAATACGGTGAGCAATCCTTTAAAGAAAGCGATAAAAAATACGATCTGGGAGATGAAATGGCGGATGTCTTATGGGTATTGATCTGCTTAGCCAATCAAACCGGAGTAGACCTGACTGCTGCTTTAAAGAAAAACCTTGAGAAAAAGAATATTCGTGATGCCGATCGTCATAAGAATAATGAGAAGTTGAAGTGA